From the genome of Deinococcus aquaedulcis, one region includes:
- a CDS encoding LysM peptidoglycan-binding domain-containing protein, which produces MTHFLRAASARALLVGALLSGVVGAQTSFPPAAQPASAPATDLRAAATVTVQAGDTAYSLARRAGLSVDALLALNGLSTPALKVGQVLTLRAGPAQPGVVVQVQSLPAPTLSHTVQPGETLYALARRYGVTVDALLAASTLPAGAVLRAGQVLTLPPGAQLQVAPAAPVAGPVPGPAPTPAAPRPANGVQGSPFLPGAPAPSTPQVQPGTPMPQPGRPAGQAPAPAPVSAALAALPATDWRQAAMALVDTPYLYGGTTPRGTDCSGFVLQVFTPLGYQLPRTSADQARAGQEVAPEELQPGDLVFFDTEGRGRVTHVGIYLGEDQFVSANSYQGRVTVDTLRADRYWGPRYLLARRILAGPLAGR; this is translated from the coding sequence GTGACCCACTTCCTCCGAGCTGCTTCTGCGCGCGCCCTGCTGGTCGGGGCGCTGCTGTCTGGCGTGGTCGGCGCCCAGACCTCTTTTCCTCCAGCGGCCCAGCCCGCGTCTGCCCCCGCCACGGACCTGCGTGCGGCGGCCACTGTCACCGTGCAGGCGGGTGATACCGCCTACAGCCTCGCGCGCCGTGCGGGCCTCAGCGTGGACGCCCTGCTGGCCCTGAACGGCCTGAGCACCCCGGCCCTGAAGGTGGGGCAGGTGCTGACCCTGCGGGCAGGCCCGGCGCAACCCGGCGTAGTGGTGCAGGTCCAGAGCCTGCCCGCCCCCACCCTGAGCCACACCGTGCAGCCCGGCGAAACGCTCTATGCCCTGGCCCGGCGTTACGGCGTTACGGTGGACGCGCTGCTGGCCGCCAGCACACTGCCAGCCGGCGCGGTGCTGCGCGCAGGGCAGGTGCTGACCCTGCCGCCCGGGGCCCAGCTTCAGGTGGCGCCAGCGGCTCCCGTGGCCGGACCAGTGCCGGGCCCTGCACCCACCCCTGCCGCGCCGCGCCCGGCGAACGGGGTACAGGGCTCGCCCTTCCTGCCGGGGGCGCCGGCCCCCAGCACGCCCCAGGTGCAGCCAGGAACCCCCATGCCGCAGCCGGGGCGGCCTGCGGGACAGGCGCCCGCCCCAGCCCCCGTGAGCGCCGCGCTGGCGGCCCTGCCGGCCACCGACTGGCGGCAGGCGGCGATGGCGCTGGTGGATACCCCTTACCTGTACGGCGGGACCACCCCACGCGGCACCGATTGCAGCGGCTTCGTGCTGCAGGTGTTCACGCCGCTGGGCTACCAGCTGCCGCGCACCAGTGCCGATCAGGCGCGCGCGGGGCAGGAGGTGGCGCCCGAAGAGCTGCAGCCCGGCGACCTCGTGTTCTTCGACACCGAGGGCCGGGGCCGGGTGACCCATGTGGGCATCTATCTGGGCGAGGACCAGTTTGTCAGCGCCAACAGCTACCAGGGCCGCGTGACCGTGGACACCCTGCGCGCCGACCGCTACTGGGGCCCGCGCTACCTGCTGGCCCGCCGCATCCTGGCCGGGCCACTGGCCGGGCGGTAA
- a CDS encoding VOC family protein yields MIAAAFPSLGPVHLRVRDLPGTAQFYARLLGLQPSPLSPTRTALSAQGQPLLVLEAAPDLPPAPVNRPGLYHTAFLLPDRAALGRWLAHAAQLGVPLGSGDHLVSEAFYLNDPEGNGIEVYADRPRDGWSWVNGQVQMDTRAVDTAAVLGAAGLDARTLGSVTFDAAPAGTVVGHVHLKVGRAGEAARWYAQALGLDVVAQLPGAAFLSWGGYHHHFGLNEWHTAGQRRPLTPAAGLAQVTVLVPDLAALRARLEALPGAQVEAQEGGTLTLQDPWGNGLTLQEARVLA; encoded by the coding sequence ATGATCGCCGCTGCCTTCCCTTCCCTTGGCCCGGTTCACCTGCGGGTGCGCGACCTGCCGGGTACGGCCCAGTTCTATGCCCGGCTGCTGGGCCTGCAACCCAGCCCGCTGTCTCCCACGCGTACGGCCCTCTCGGCGCAGGGTCAGCCGCTGCTGGTGCTGGAGGCTGCCCCAGACCTGCCCCCCGCTCCGGTGAACCGGCCGGGCCTGTACCACACCGCCTTCCTGTTGCCCGACCGCGCCGCGCTGGGGCGGTGGCTGGCGCACGCGGCGCAGCTGGGGGTGCCCTTAGGCAGCGGGGACCATCTGGTCAGCGAAGCCTTTTACCTGAACGACCCCGAAGGCAACGGCATTGAGGTCTACGCCGACCGCCCGCGTGATGGGTGGTCATGGGTGAACGGGCAGGTGCAGATGGACACCCGCGCGGTGGACACGGCGGCCGTGCTGGGCGCCGCTGGGCTGGACGCCCGCACCCTGGGCAGCGTCACCTTTGACGCCGCGCCGGCCGGCACCGTGGTGGGCCACGTCCACCTCAAGGTGGGCCGAGCCGGGGAAGCCGCCCGCTGGTACGCGCAGGCCCTGGGGCTGGACGTGGTGGCCCAGTTGCCGGGCGCCGCCTTTCTCTCGTGGGGCGGCTACCACCACCATTTCGGCCTGAACGAATGGCACACAGCGGGCCAGCGTCGCCCCCTGACCCCCGCCGCCGGGCTGGCCCAGGTGACGGTGCTGGTGCCAGACCTCGCCGCGCTGCGTGCCCGCCTGGAGGCGCTGCCTGGGGCACAGGTGGAAGCGCAGGAAGGCGGCACGCTGACCCTGCAGGACCCCTGGGGCAACGGGCTGACCCTGCAGGAAGCCCGGGTGCTGGCGTAA
- a CDS encoding MFS transporter: MTLAFTRWRQRTFSALQHPDYRRYWFSQLLSLVGSWMQATAQQYLVLELSGGSSAALGWVTVAQFTPTLLLSLFAGVVIDRVSRRRVLLSTQITLLLTALALAVTTHLNMVTLPLVLMIAFVAGVANAFDMPARQSMVVDFVPRSDVPNAVALNSLSFNVSRTVGQALFGVVAALGVSVLAGGDAENVARLALPFYLNVASFFVVLYVLATLPFPAREQARPASMLADIGEGLRYVRATPTVRHVMLLVGALSLTIINFNVIIPYYARVVFGAREATFGALSAAFGIGAMAGALWQASKPNPLRNLRVGALLLLGSAALLALTPGPALAFPVLAACGFGMLSLLVSANSTVQLTIPDALRGRVLSLYSFVLVGMGPPGALIASTLISRDWVLGPRWGLLALVALGGAALLLLWTRLPRTLPTPQKL; encoded by the coding sequence ATGACGCTGGCCTTCACCCGCTGGCGGCAGCGCACCTTCTCGGCGCTGCAGCACCCGGACTACCGGCGCTACTGGTTCTCGCAGCTGCTGTCGCTGGTGGGCTCGTGGATGCAGGCCACCGCGCAGCAATATCTGGTGCTGGAACTCTCGGGCGGCTCCAGCGCGGCTCTGGGCTGGGTGACGGTGGCGCAGTTCACGCCCACCCTGCTGCTGTCGCTGTTTGCAGGGGTCGTGATTGACCGGGTGTCCCGGCGCCGGGTGCTGCTGAGCACCCAGATCACGCTGCTGCTGACCGCGCTGGCGCTGGCGGTCACCACCCACCTGAATATGGTGACCCTGCCGCTGGTGCTGATGATTGCCTTTGTGGCGGGCGTGGCGAACGCCTTTGATATGCCTGCGCGCCAGAGCATGGTGGTGGACTTTGTGCCGCGCAGCGACGTGCCCAACGCGGTGGCCCTGAATAGCCTGTCGTTCAATGTGAGCCGCACCGTGGGGCAGGCGCTGTTCGGCGTGGTGGCGGCGCTGGGGGTCAGTGTGCTGGCCGGAGGCGACGCGGAGAACGTGGCGCGACTGGCCCTGCCCTTTTACCTGAACGTGGCGTCCTTTTTCGTGGTGCTGTACGTGCTGGCCACCCTGCCCTTTCCCGCACGGGAACAGGCCCGCCCCGCCAGCATGCTGGCCGACATTGGCGAGGGCCTGCGCTACGTGCGTGCCACCCCCACTGTGCGCCACGTCATGCTGCTGGTGGGCGCCCTGAGCCTGACCATCATCAACTTCAACGTGATCATTCCCTACTACGCCCGGGTGGTGTTCGGCGCGCGGGAAGCCACCTTCGGGGCGCTGTCGGCGGCGTTTGGGATTGGGGCGATGGCGGGGGCGCTGTGGCAGGCCAGCAAACCCAACCCGCTGCGCAACCTGCGCGTTGGCGCCCTGCTGCTGCTGGGCAGCGCGGCCCTGCTGGCGCTGACCCCAGGCCCCGCGCTGGCCTTTCCGGTGCTGGCTGCGTGCGGCTTTGGCATGCTGAGCCTGCTGGTGAGCGCCAACAGCACGGTGCAGCTGACCATTCCCGATGCCCTGCGCGGACGCGTGCTGAGCCTGTACTCCTTTGTGCTGGTGGGCATGGGCCCGCCCGGCGCCCTGATTGCCAGCACCCTGATCAGCCGGGACTGGGTGCTGGGACCGCGCTGGGGGCTGCTGGCCCTGGTGGCCCTGGGCGGCGCGGCCCTGCTGCTGCTGTGGACCCGCCTGCCGCGCACCCTGCCCACGCCCCAGAAACTCTGA
- a CDS encoding SLC13 family permease, translating into MPEPVLLILLLFVAALVLFATEWLPVDVTALGLLSALLVLGLITPKAAFAGFGSDTVLTLVSLFILTRVLLRAGVIEWIGAALVRRSHNASGTVRALLGTVAGVSAFTSNTATTAVFLPVVSGMARRAGLPVSRVLMPLAYASILGGTITVIGTSTNLVVSGALPATGERALGFFELAWVGVPVAVVGLLYLLFIAPRLLPTREAGLEDRLRAYLADLTVVPGSTLAGQTLRESGLGRDHGLTVVAVRRGQDTLYAPGPEFQVQEGDTLTVEGHTERILAGKSTLGVVSKSEQKLQATDPGGARLVEAVVMPGSSLLGRTLKEARFRERYGVSVLALHRRARTTERLAGLRVQVGDVLLVQGSPERLGALGEHLAVLGDVTEHARDLKRAPLALLLFGGAVVLGGLGVVPLAVAVVVAVALSLALRLLSPEEAYSAVEWPVIVLVACMLAFGSAFESSGAAQVLTGALSGVLEPLGPYGLLAALFLVTVALTQPMSNQAAALVMLPLAIGTAKALGYDPRPFIIGITVAASNSFITPLEPSCLLVYGPGRYTFADFVRVGSGLTAVSFVMSLLIIPRVWPF; encoded by the coding sequence ATGCCTGAGCCCGTCCTGTTGATTCTGCTGCTGTTCGTGGCGGCGCTGGTTCTGTTTGCCACCGAGTGGCTCCCGGTGGATGTCACGGCCCTGGGTCTGCTCTCGGCGCTGCTGGTGCTGGGGCTGATTACGCCCAAGGCCGCCTTTGCTGGCTTTGGCAGCGACACCGTGCTCACGCTGGTGTCGCTGTTTATCCTCACGCGGGTGTTGCTACGCGCCGGGGTCATCGAATGGATCGGCGCGGCGCTGGTGCGGCGCTCACACAACGCCTCCGGCACCGTGCGCGCGCTGCTGGGGACCGTGGCGGGGGTCAGCGCGTTTACCAGCAATACCGCCACCACCGCCGTGTTCCTGCCGGTGGTTTCGGGGATGGCCCGCCGGGCAGGCCTGCCCGTCAGCCGCGTGCTCATGCCGCTGGCCTACGCCAGCATCCTGGGGGGGACGATCACCGTGATCGGCACCAGCACCAACCTCGTGGTGTCGGGGGCCCTGCCCGCCACCGGAGAGCGGGCGCTGGGCTTTTTCGAGCTGGCCTGGGTGGGCGTGCCGGTGGCGGTGGTGGGGCTGCTGTACCTGCTGTTCATAGCGCCCCGCCTGCTGCCCACGCGTGAGGCGGGCCTGGAAGACCGCCTGCGCGCCTACCTGGCCGACCTGACCGTGGTACCGGGCAGCACCCTGGCCGGGCAGACCCTGCGCGAATCCGGCCTGGGCCGCGACCACGGCCTGACGGTGGTGGCCGTGCGCCGGGGACAGGACACGCTGTACGCCCCAGGCCCGGAGTTTCAGGTGCAAGAAGGCGATACCCTGACCGTCGAGGGCCACACCGAGCGCATTCTGGCGGGCAAAAGCACCCTGGGCGTGGTCAGCAAGAGCGAACAGAAACTGCAGGCCACCGACCCCGGGGGCGCGCGGCTGGTCGAGGCGGTGGTCATGCCGGGCTCATCCCTGCTGGGCCGCACCCTCAAGGAGGCGCGCTTCCGGGAACGCTACGGGGTTTCGGTGCTGGCCCTGCACCGCCGCGCCCGCACCACCGAGCGGCTGGCGGGCCTGCGGGTGCAGGTGGGCGACGTGCTGCTGGTGCAGGGCAGCCCCGAACGACTGGGCGCCCTGGGTGAACATCTGGCCGTGCTGGGCGACGTGACGGAGCATGCCCGAGACCTGAAACGGGCGCCGCTGGCCCTGCTGCTCTTTGGCGGCGCGGTGGTGCTGGGCGGCCTGGGGGTGGTGCCGCTAGCCGTGGCGGTGGTGGTGGCCGTGGCCCTCAGTCTGGCGCTGCGCCTGCTCTCGCCCGAAGAAGCCTACAGCGCGGTGGAATGGCCGGTGATCGTGCTGGTGGCCTGCATGCTGGCCTTTGGCAGCGCCTTTGAAAGCAGCGGCGCGGCCCAGGTGCTCACCGGGGCCCTGTCGGGGGTGCTGGAACCGCTGGGGCCTTACGGGTTGCTGGCGGCGCTGTTTCTGGTCACTGTGGCGCTGACCCAGCCCATGAGCAATCAGGCAGCGGCGCTGGTGATGCTCCCCCTGGCCATTGGCACCGCCAAGGCCCTGGGCTACGATCCCCGCCCCTTCATCATTGGCATCACGGTGGCGGCCAGCAACTCGTTTATCACGCCCCTGGAGCCCTCATGCCTGCTGGTGTACGGCCCGGGGCGCTACACCTTTGCCGACTTTGTGCGGGTGGGATCGGGCCTGACCGCTGTGTCGTTTGTGATGTCCCTGCTGATCATCCCCCGCGTCTGGCCGTTCTAA